In the genome of Gordonia rubripertincta, one region contains:
- a CDS encoding AMP-dependent synthetase/ligase codes for MQQQYATPSDLTIDDKANLVDSILKYRAERPTMPLFRKRSHNQWINVTAKHFADEVDAVAKGLVASGIEPGDRVAILSSTRYEWTVLDYAIWRAGGCTVAIYETSAPDQVQWILEDSGAKLLVVENHEHYTKHIRVIDETPTLKETLVIEDHALPTLTKRGATVADDELDRRHSNSLSSDAATLIYTSGTTGRPKGVLLTHANFMAECAATRDAVGAGLAEGKTTLLFLPLAHVFARIIAVASVENGVILGHTNDITNLVNDFAVFKPHYVLSVPRVFEKVYNSAKQKAYDGGKGSIFEKATDTAIEYSKAMENGKVGLGLKLRHALFDKLVYGKLRAALGGQCEGAISGGAPLGARLGHFFRGVGIPVYEGYGLSETTAAVTANNEENQKVGSVGRPVPGVTVAIADDGEILLKGPVVFSGYWRNEAATADAIRDGWFHTGDIGTLDDGYLFITGRKKELIVTAGGKNVSPAQLEDSIRAHPMISQCLVVGDNKPFIAALITIDPEAVPGWLERHNLPADTPITELIENEDLKAEIDAAVKEANSKVSNAEAIKKFSILDTDFSIETGELTPTLKLKRNVIHDAYKQAIADLYT; via the coding sequence ATGCAGCAGCAGTACGCCACCCCGTCCGATCTCACGATCGACGACAAGGCGAACCTCGTCGACTCGATCCTCAAGTACCGGGCCGAGCGACCCACGATGCCTCTCTTCCGCAAGCGCTCCCACAACCAGTGGATCAACGTCACCGCGAAGCACTTCGCCGACGAGGTCGACGCCGTCGCCAAGGGACTCGTCGCATCGGGCATCGAGCCGGGGGATCGTGTGGCCATCCTGTCCTCGACCCGGTACGAGTGGACCGTCCTCGACTACGCCATCTGGCGCGCGGGTGGATGCACCGTCGCCATCTACGAGACCTCTGCCCCCGACCAGGTGCAGTGGATCCTGGAGGACTCGGGCGCCAAACTGCTCGTCGTCGAGAACCACGAGCACTACACCAAGCACATCCGCGTGATCGACGAGACGCCCACACTCAAGGAGACGCTGGTCATCGAAGACCACGCGCTCCCGACGCTCACCAAGCGCGGCGCGACCGTCGCCGACGACGAACTCGATCGCCGTCATTCGAACTCGTTGTCCAGCGACGCCGCGACCCTGATCTACACCTCGGGCACCACCGGCCGCCCCAAGGGCGTCCTGCTCACCCACGCCAACTTCATGGCCGAGTGTGCCGCCACCCGCGACGCCGTCGGCGCCGGACTGGCCGAGGGCAAGACCACCCTCCTGTTCCTGCCGCTCGCGCACGTCTTCGCGCGCATCATCGCGGTGGCCAGCGTGGAGAACGGGGTCATCCTGGGTCACACCAACGACATCACGAACCTCGTCAACGACTTCGCGGTGTTCAAGCCGCACTACGTGTTGTCGGTGCCGCGCGTGTTCGAGAAGGTCTACAACTCGGCCAAACAGAAGGCCTACGACGGCGGCAAGGGCTCGATCTTCGAGAAGGCCACCGATACCGCCATCGAGTACAGCAAGGCCATGGAGAACGGCAAGGTCGGCCTCGGTCTGAAGCTCCGCCACGCACTGTTCGACAAGCTCGTCTACGGCAAGCTCCGCGCCGCCCTCGGTGGGCAGTGTGAGGGTGCGATCTCCGGCGGAGCCCCGCTCGGCGCCCGGCTCGGCCACTTCTTCCGCGGTGTCGGCATCCCCGTCTACGAGGGTTACGGCCTGTCGGAGACCACCGCGGCGGTCACCGCCAACAACGAGGAGAACCAGAAGGTCGGTTCGGTCGGCCGCCCCGTTCCCGGTGTGACCGTCGCGATCGCCGACGACGGCGAGATCCTGCTCAAGGGACCCGTCGTCTTCAGCGGATACTGGCGCAACGAGGCCGCGACCGCGGATGCGATCCGCGACGGTTGGTTCCACACCGGTGACATCGGCACCCTCGACGACGGGTACCTCTTCATCACCGGACGCAAGAAGGAACTGATCGTGACCGCGGGCGGCAAGAACGTCTCCCCCGCTCAGCTCGAGGACTCGATCCGCGCGCATCCGATGATCAGCCAGTGTCTGGTGGTCGGCGACAACAAACCGTTCATCGCCGCGCTGATCACCATCGACCCCGAGGCCGTGCCGGGCTGGCTGGAGCGTCACAACCTGCCCGCCGACACCCCGATCACGGAGCTGATCGAGAACGAGGACCTGAAGGCCGAGATCGACGCCGCGGTCAAGGAGGCCAACTCGAAGGTCTCCAACGCCGAGGCGATCAAGAAGTTCAGCATCCTCGACACCGACTTCTCGATCGAGACCGGTGAGCTGACGCCGACGCTGAAGCTCAAGCGCAACGTCATCCACGACGCGTACAAGCAGGCGATTGCCGACCTCTACACATAG
- a CDS encoding DUF1206 domain-containing protein: MSGNQVTGAVDRATDSPWFQRAARAGHAVSGLVHLLIAYIVVRLAFGEGGNADQSGALGFFAGNTGGRVVLWIAAVAFVALALWRVAEAIVGPHATEPGRDNDGAEDWLDRGKALSLAVVYAGFAWTAVRFAMGNGQSSGQQNTGLTARLMQSGGGKFVVVVAGLIIIGVGVYHVYKGASRNFLEDLKPPIGRAAADDGSATRTGAASGDRTATIAGVIGYCGKGLVLIGTGILVLVAVATADPSKASGLDGTVKSLSGLPAGQVLMILAAIGIAAYGVYCYWLTRYARM; encoded by the coding sequence ATGTCAGGCAACCAGGTAACCGGCGCGGTCGATCGCGCCACCGACAGCCCGTGGTTCCAGCGCGCGGCACGCGCCGGGCACGCCGTCAGCGGACTCGTCCATTTGCTCATCGCGTACATCGTCGTGCGGCTCGCCTTCGGCGAGGGCGGGAACGCCGACCAGTCCGGGGCCCTGGGCTTCTTCGCCGGGAACACCGGGGGCCGCGTCGTGCTCTGGATCGCGGCCGTCGCGTTCGTGGCACTCGCCCTGTGGCGAGTCGCCGAGGCCATCGTCGGACCGCACGCCACCGAACCCGGCCGGGACAACGACGGCGCGGAGGATTGGCTCGACCGCGGCAAGGCACTGTCGCTGGCCGTCGTCTACGCCGGATTCGCCTGGACGGCAGTGCGATTCGCGATGGGGAACGGCCAGTCGAGTGGTCAGCAGAATACCGGACTCACCGCTCGTCTGATGCAATCCGGTGGCGGCAAGTTCGTCGTGGTGGTCGCCGGCCTGATCATCATCGGCGTCGGTGTCTACCACGTGTACAAGGGCGCGAGCCGCAACTTCCTCGAGGACCTGAAACCCCCGATCGGCCGCGCAGCCGCCGACGACGGTTCGGCAACCCGGACGGGGGCGGCCTCCGGCGACCGGACGGCCACGATCGCCGGGGTCATCGGCTACTGCGGGAAGGGTCTTGTGCTGATCGGCACGGGCATCCTCGTGCTCGTTGCGGTGGCCACCGCCGACCCGTCGAAGGCCAGTGGGCTCGACGGCACGGTGAAGTCACTTTCCGGCCTCCCCGCCGGGCAGGTGCTGATGATCCTGGCGGCCATCGGGATCGCCGCCTACGGCGTGTACTGCTACTGGCTCACGCGTTACGCCCGGATGTGA
- a CDS encoding rhodanese-like domain-containing protein, protein MSLVKAISAAEAIDHSRAGNAVMVDARPQVVRHQGSLPGAFVVEPSELPNLLSPTPTGTFPVIRDAEQPRKIARDTEIAVVSVSSEAPRIAEQIAGLGYTNVRYVDGGYRALRSTT, encoded by the coding sequence GTGTCTTTGGTGAAGGCGATTTCAGCAGCAGAAGCGATCGACCACAGCCGCGCCGGGAACGCGGTCATGGTGGATGCGCGCCCGCAGGTGGTGCGCCACCAGGGCAGTCTTCCGGGCGCCTTCGTGGTCGAGCCCAGCGAGCTACCGAACCTCCTGAGTCCCACCCCGACCGGGACCTTCCCCGTCATCCGCGACGCCGAGCAGCCCAGGAAGATCGCTCGCGACACCGAGATCGCGGTGGTGTCGGTGAGCTCGGAAGCGCCGCGCATCGCCGAGCAGATCGCCGGCCTCGGGTACACCAACGTCCGCTATGTCGACGGTGGGTACCGGGCGCTGCGTTCCACCACCTGA
- a CDS encoding trans-sulfuration enzyme family protein, producing MTGEVQPGEMTRSVHAGNDPSGPSVRTPITMANSYHLPPEPEQMSWSGTDQLFYTRNTGANQVALQDKLAALEEAEDAVVLASGVAALHAVFFTFLSTGDHVVVSDTTYEATWKLWAELLPKKYGIEATFVDITDPENVRAALRPDTRLVAVETIANPTTKVGDIAALADIAHTADALLLVDSTFTPPPLYRPLGDGADLVVHSLTKYINGHGDAMGGAVLGRSELIGRIKEQAMVDVGGVISPFNAWLIARGAITLPLRLAQHQRTAERVATFLDGDPRVAFVRYPGLASHPEHDLAARQFGGRGFGAMMAFAVRGDSATQNRFVGALQVITSAVSLGHDESLIVHVGPDGPRVAAYPEPFRQWGHLRFSVGLEDADDLIADISRALDATFPDGD from the coding sequence ATGACCGGAGAAGTGCAGCCCGGGGAGATGACACGCAGCGTGCACGCCGGGAATGATCCGTCGGGGCCGTCGGTGCGGACTCCCATCACGATGGCGAACTCGTATCACCTGCCGCCGGAACCGGAGCAGATGAGCTGGTCGGGCACCGACCAGCTGTTCTACACGCGCAACACCGGCGCGAACCAGGTCGCCCTGCAGGACAAGCTCGCCGCGCTCGAGGAGGCCGAGGATGCGGTCGTCCTGGCCTCGGGTGTCGCCGCGCTGCACGCGGTCTTCTTCACCTTCCTCTCCACCGGCGACCACGTCGTCGTCTCGGACACCACCTACGAGGCGACGTGGAAGCTGTGGGCGGAGCTGTTGCCGAAGAAGTACGGGATCGAGGCGACCTTCGTCGACATCACCGACCCCGAGAACGTCCGCGCGGCGCTGCGTCCCGACACCCGACTCGTGGCCGTCGAGACGATCGCGAATCCGACGACCAAGGTCGGGGACATCGCGGCGCTGGCCGACATCGCCCACACCGCCGACGCCCTGCTGCTCGTCGACTCGACCTTCACCCCGCCGCCGCTGTACCGGCCACTCGGTGACGGCGCCGACCTCGTCGTGCATTCGCTGACGAAGTACATCAACGGTCACGGTGACGCGATGGGCGGCGCGGTGCTCGGCCGCTCCGAACTGATCGGCCGCATCAAGGAGCAGGCGATGGTCGACGTCGGCGGCGTGATCTCGCCGTTCAACGCGTGGCTGATCGCCCGTGGTGCCATCACGCTGCCGCTGCGGCTCGCCCAGCACCAGCGCACCGCCGAACGCGTCGCCACCTTCCTCGACGGGGATCCGCGCGTCGCCTTCGTGCGCTATCCCGGCCTCGCCTCCCATCCGGAGCACGACCTGGCGGCCCGACAGTTCGGCGGACGCGGGTTCGGCGCGATGATGGCGTTCGCCGTGCGCGGGGACTCGGCGACCCAGAACCGTTTCGTCGGGGCGCTGCAGGTGATCACGTCCGCGGTGTCGCTCGGTCACGACGAGTCGCTGATCGTCCACGTCGGACCCGACGGCCCGCGGGTCGCGGCATACCCGGAGCCGTTCCGGCAGTGGGGCCATCTGCGTTTCTCCGTCGGCCTGGAGGACGCCGACGACCTGATCGCCGACATCTCCCGAGCTCTCGACGCAACGTTCCCGGACGGCGACTGA
- a CDS encoding HNH endonuclease family protein: MLPGIGVVVLLVVLGALGLLQWESAPATAPAPDTASVPSLPFSTQSPGNQSTRAPVNRALVDLDSLPVKGRAPKTGYSRSEFGTAWDDAVDVQFGRNGCRTREDILRRDLVDVTLHADGCRVISGTLVDAYSGTTLPFTRGQDTSALVQIDHVVALSDAWQKGAAQWDARRRLAFANDPRNLQAVDGTVNQRKGAGDAATWLPPNKAYRCTYVSRQIEVKKAYGLWVTAAERDAMSRVLSDC, encoded by the coding sequence GTGCTGCCGGGAATCGGGGTGGTCGTTCTCCTTGTCGTGCTCGGTGCACTGGGTCTGCTCCAGTGGGAGTCGGCTCCGGCGACAGCGCCCGCACCGGATACGGCTTCGGTTCCGTCGCTTCCGTTCTCGACACAGTCGCCGGGGAACCAATCGACACGCGCGCCGGTGAACCGGGCCCTCGTCGATCTCGACTCGCTGCCGGTGAAGGGCAGGGCGCCGAAGACGGGCTACTCGCGCTCGGAGTTCGGCACGGCCTGGGACGACGCGGTCGATGTGCAGTTCGGCCGCAACGGGTGTCGGACCCGGGAGGACATCCTGCGCCGTGACCTCGTCGACGTCACCCTGCACGCCGACGGGTGTCGCGTCATCTCGGGGACCCTCGTCGACGCCTACTCCGGCACGACCCTGCCGTTCACCCGGGGCCAGGACACGTCGGCGCTCGTCCAGATCGACCACGTCGTCGCGTTGTCGGACGCCTGGCAGAAGGGCGCGGCACAGTGGGATGCGCGTCGCCGTCTCGCGTTCGCCAACGACCCGCGGAATCTGCAGGCGGTTGACGGCACGGTCAACCAGCGCAAGGGCGCCGGCGACGCGGCCACCTGGCTGCCCCCGAACAAGGCGTATCGATGCACCTACGTCAGCCGTCAGATCGAGGTCAAAAAGGCCTACGGTCTGTGGGTCACCGCAGCGGAACGGGACGCGATGTCTCGAGTGCTGTCCGACTGCTGA
- the opgC gene encoding OpgC domain-containing protein, with product MSSKTGSGNRVSGNRDLAIDATRGVAIWSMVTAHFATDAPLASPTHAFPYVDGMSAFVMLSGIVLGLVYQRWVTRHGLRYAYVRLAKRIAVLYVCQLVIALVAVAAALEGHRWLTLLLPVDGWADGIWLSVTMQYLPSGGNILLLYMVLMMSAFALFPLLQRGWWAWILAASLTLYAVSLVWSPDWFYLSAYQAAPHIQNVAGWQIMFIPSVVIGWNWSRWSVPEFVDRWLVVIVAVAVTVALFFHYGIAAGPWAHLEPAFADKLDFRPARAIGAYLVIPALYGVFRLLLRWWHHDWLRPLVMTGTRSLDSYVIQAIALVIVPIHIAHRPWDTLTMQAVALLVFGICWVWAEFRYFNHIDKLHKVPGRVARGVLPRRADTAPGSGDRSALDTDVEPGVPTDEQPQPIGARA from the coding sequence ATGTCTTCAAAAACAGGGTCTGGGAACCGAGTGTCCGGAAACCGAGATCTCGCCATCGACGCCACGCGGGGCGTGGCGATCTGGAGCATGGTCACCGCACACTTCGCCACCGATGCCCCGCTGGCCTCGCCCACGCACGCCTTTCCCTATGTGGACGGGATGTCGGCGTTCGTCATGCTCTCGGGCATCGTGCTGGGCCTCGTGTACCAGCGCTGGGTCACCCGTCACGGGCTGCGGTACGCCTACGTCCGCCTGGCCAAGCGCATCGCGGTCCTCTACGTCTGTCAGCTGGTGATCGCGCTCGTCGCCGTCGCGGCCGCACTGGAGGGACACCGCTGGCTGACGCTCCTGCTCCCGGTCGACGGCTGGGCCGACGGGATCTGGCTGTCGGTCACGATGCAGTACCTGCCGAGCGGCGGGAACATCCTGCTCCTCTACATGGTGCTGATGATGTCCGCGTTCGCCCTGTTCCCGCTTCTCCAGCGGGGCTGGTGGGCGTGGATCCTCGCCGCGTCGCTGACGTTGTACGCGGTATCGCTGGTCTGGTCGCCCGACTGGTTCTACCTCAGCGCCTACCAGGCGGCCCCGCACATCCAGAACGTCGCGGGATGGCAGATCATGTTCATCCCATCGGTCGTCATCGGCTGGAACTGGTCGCGATGGAGTGTCCCCGAGTTCGTCGACCGTTGGCTCGTCGTCATCGTCGCGGTGGCGGTGACGGTCGCCCTGTTCTTCCATTACGGCATCGCCGCCGGCCCGTGGGCGCACCTCGAACCCGCCTTCGCCGACAAGCTGGACTTCCGGCCCGCGCGTGCCATCGGCGCCTACCTGGTGATCCCCGCCCTCTACGGGGTGTTCCGCCTGTTGCTGCGCTGGTGGCATCACGACTGGCTGCGCCCGCTGGTCATGACCGGCACCCGAAGCCTCGACTCCTACGTCATCCAGGCGATCGCGCTGGTCATCGTCCCGATTCACATCGCGCACCGGCCGTGGGACACGCTCACGATGCAGGCCGTCGCGCTGCTGGTGTTCGGCATCTGCTGGGTATGGGCGGAGTTCCGGTACTTCAACCACATCGACAAGCTGCACAAGGTCCCCGGACGGGTCGCGCGGGGCGTCCTGCCGCGCCGGGCCGACACCGCGCCGGGGTCCGGCGACCGGTCCGCTCTCGACACCGACGTCGAACCCGGTGTGCCGACCGACGAGCAGCCGCAACCGATCGGAGCCCGCGCATGA
- a CDS encoding DEAD/DEAH box helicase: MSTSGQGEHGAPADPSAHDIPGGTFDDLDIEPRVRAAITDVGYETPSPIQAATIPPLMAGRDVVGLAQTGTGKTAAFAIPILSRLDTSARTPQALILAPTRELALQVSEAFGRYSAHMPEVKVLPIYGGQSYGVQLAGLRRGAQVIVGTPGRVIDHLDKKTLDISGLEFLVLDEADEMLTMGFAEDVERILAETPDTKQVALFSATMPSSIRRLAQRYLKSPQEITVKSKTATAQNITQRYLQVSHQRKLDALTRFLEVEEFDAMIVFVRTKQATEELAEKLRSRGLSAVAINGDLAQAQRERTINQLKSGSIDILVATDVAARGLDVDRISHVVNYDIPHDTESYVHRIGRTGRAGRSGNALLFVSPRERHLLRAIERATRQELTEIGLPSVDDVNAQRVAKFGESITQNLSSDNLDLFRGLIENYARDNDVAMADIAAALALETRDGGFLLAPDPPESERRANREQRERAPRRPGASFATYRIAVGRKHKVSPGAIVGAIANEGGLTRADFGNISIRDDFSLVELPDDLDNETLSQLRHTKIGKNPIDIRKDLGAPRGRGGKRGGPQGGRDGRRDNFGGKRPSPRVAGRGRRA; this comes from the coding sequence ATGAGTACTTCCGGACAAGGCGAGCATGGCGCGCCGGCTGACCCCTCCGCACACGACATCCCCGGCGGTACGTTCGACGATCTGGACATCGAGCCACGCGTTCGTGCCGCGATCACCGACGTCGGCTACGAGACCCCCTCGCCGATTCAGGCCGCCACGATCCCGCCGCTGATGGCCGGCCGCGACGTCGTCGGCCTCGCGCAGACCGGTACGGGCAAGACCGCTGCCTTCGCGATCCCGATCCTCTCGCGGCTCGACACCTCGGCGCGGACGCCTCAGGCGCTGATCCTCGCACCGACGCGTGAGCTCGCCCTGCAGGTGTCCGAGGCCTTCGGCCGCTACTCCGCACACATGCCCGAGGTCAAGGTGCTGCCGATCTACGGCGGACAGTCCTACGGTGTGCAGCTCGCGGGCTTGCGCCGCGGCGCCCAGGTCATCGTGGGTACTCCCGGTCGCGTGATCGACCACCTCGACAAGAAGACCCTCGACATCTCCGGACTCGAGTTCCTCGTGCTCGACGAGGCCGACGAGATGCTCACGATGGGCTTCGCCGAGGACGTCGAGCGCATCCTCGCCGAGACCCCGGACACCAAGCAGGTCGCACTCTTCTCCGCGACCATGCCCAGCTCGATCCGCCGGCTCGCTCAGCGCTACCTGAAATCTCCGCAGGAGATCACCGTCAAGTCCAAGACGGCGACCGCGCAGAACATCACACAGCGATACCTGCAGGTGTCTCACCAGCGCAAACTCGACGCGCTGACCCGGTTCCTCGAGGTCGAGGAATTCGACGCGATGATCGTGTTCGTCCGCACCAAGCAGGCGACCGAGGAGCTCGCGGAGAAGCTCCGATCGCGCGGACTGTCTGCGGTCGCCATCAACGGCGACCTCGCCCAGGCACAGCGCGAGCGGACCATCAACCAGCTCAAGAGCGGCTCGATCGACATCCTCGTGGCGACCGACGTGGCCGCCCGCGGCCTCGACGTCGACCGCATCTCGCACGTCGTCAACTACGACATCCCGCACGACACCGAGTCGTACGTGCACCGCATCGGCCGCACCGGTCGCGCCGGCCGTTCGGGCAATGCGCTGCTGTTCGTCTCGCCACGTGAGCGCCACCTGCTTCGGGCGATCGAGCGGGCCACACGCCAGGAGCTCACCGAGATCGGCCTGCCGAGCGTCGACGACGTGAACGCGCAGCGCGTCGCGAAGTTCGGCGAGTCGATCACCCAGAACCTGTCCTCGGACAACCTGGACCTGTTCCGCGGACTCATCGAGAACTATGCCCGCGACAACGACGTGGCCATGGCCGACATCGCCGCCGCGCTGGCCCTCGAGACGCGCGACGGCGGGTTCCTGCTGGCACCCGATCCGCCGGAGTCGGAGCGGCGGGCGAACCGCGAGCAGCGGGAGCGCGCCCCGCGTCGTCCCGGAGCGAGCTTCGCCACCTACCGCATCGCGGTCGGCCGCAAGCACAAGGTCTCTCCGGGTGCGATCGTCGGGGCGATCGCCAACGAGGGCGGTCTCACCCGCGCGGACTTCGGCAACATCAGCATCCGCGACGACTTCAGCCTCGTCGAGCTGCCCGACGATCTCGACAACGAGACCCTGTCTCAGCTCCGCCACACCAAGATCGGCAAGAACCCGATCGACATCCGCAAGGATCTGGGTGCGCCGCGGGGTCGTGGTGGCAAACGCGGCGGACCGCAGGGTGGTCGCGACGGTCGTCGCGACAACTTCGGCGGCAAACGGCCGTCGCCGCGCGTCGCCGGACGCGGCCGCCGGGCCTGA